The segment ATTATGTAATTCAGCTGGATTTATACTGGTGGCAATCTTCTTGTCTCAGTCTCCCAGTGCTAGGATGGCAGGCCTGAATCATCAGTCAACTTGGATGCAACTTTTGACAGCCTGTATTATATAGCTTGAGCTGAGTTACCTCAGGTTTCTAAAGCCCCTATATCCTGGCATGtgatacgtgtatgtgtgtgctcatgcatgcacgcacgcacataagtatatgtttgtgtatgtaaacTTTCATAAGAATtaactgagaattttttttccttagcagAAAAATATGAGAGTCCTTACTAAGTGTCAGCAAGATTTTCAGGACTTTGCTATTAAATTCAGTCCTCACAACAACTCTATCAATTAGGTCTGTATgatatgttttttaaagacaagagttTCACCTTGAAGCCCTAACTGCcctgggctgaccttgaactcagagagttatacctgcctctgattcctgtgaggtctgggattaaaagtgtgcaccaccataccatgCCAAATTCTTTTTCAAGATAAAAAAaatggtggcaggagcaggaaaGCTCTTGTCTGATGCTACTAAGCTGTCACGTGTCATACctaggactgaacccaggtctaaCTGGCTACAGAGCTCATGTTATCAGTCTGATGCTCTGAAGTTCCACTGTCCATGAGAAGAACCCCTTAACCTGGGCACTGCTATACCTTAAAACAGCCTGTGAGACCTCCACCTCCCAAACTGCACAGACTAACTCATTTTCAGGCTTCTAATAGCCAAGGCCCTACTAGGTGTTAGCATACCTGCACTTGAGGGTATAGATGTTGCCCACAAACTTGACCAGTGACGTTTGGGGGGGCCGAGGCACCAGGGAGGGGACTGGTCGGACCCGGGGCGGGGGTTGCCGCACTTCTTCCAGCTTCTGTTGCAGGTCATTGACTTCCTCACCACCACGAGCTGCAGAGGCATCTGAGGGGCGGGCTTGTCTGCGTTCAAATTCTAATGGACAGAGTGATAAGTGATGTAAAAGGAGGTCTAGGGCCCTGGAGACATCCCTGCTTTCAGTGAGCACAAAGGGGCAGAGGTTGTTGGGACTTAAGGCTAGGCCTCAAATGCACTGATAGAATGGCACAACAATAAAGGGAGGGATTAAGCAGCTGAGATGTGGTGGTTGGCTAAACTCTAGAAGGTGTCTCCTgccctcccacccctcctccaGCAGCACTCACTGTTGATGCTGCCCTCCCAACCTCCTTCAGCAGCACTCACTGTTGATATTTTGCCTTTGATGCTCCTCTGACTTCACGGTCCCAGGTGGGCTGGTTGCCAGAGGCCGTTCACCACTGTCAGCTGCCCTTCCAGCTTCAAGCCCTGGTTCTCCCCCAGCACTTCGGCCAACCAGGGACAGGCCCCCAGGTGCCAGCCCCAGGGGTGGCCGCTTGTCACTGTCACGGCCATGGCCAGCGCTGCGAAACTTCTTTGTAAAGGGGCGGCCACCCTGGATGTAGCTTCGGTAGGCACCCACTTTCTGAGGCCGGTGTTTGATCCACTCACTCAGGGTCTCGATGGGAGAGCCGTTGACACACCACTCCGTCACACCGAACTGCCGCAGATGTGCCCTCGCGTGGCTGGCTAGGGCTTTGCGGTTTTCAAAGTAAAGGCCACAGAGCTCACAGCAGGCCTCGGTGGCTACAGACAGAGGAGGTTGCTATTCTAAGAGTGCAGGAATACCCAGGTGGCCTAAGCAAGCTAATCCCACCTCCCACAGGGACCTTGCCTCAGGGGTCCTGCTTGCCCTGACAATTGCCATCCCATGACCCTACCACCCACTGCTTACAGGAGTGGGAGGTCTTCTCATGGAGAGTCTTTGCCTTGAAGGGCAGTTCAGTCTGGATGTAGGTCTTGGCCTTGACCTCTGCTGGGAGGAAGCGGTCCTCCTGGAGGGGCCGCTTGGTTGCCACTGGGCCCAGGTAGCTGGCAGCTGAGGGCTTGGACCCTGTGATGGGTGACAGGCTGAGCTCCCGGGGAACTTGGGTCGGCCCAGCTCCTGGTTTTCCTGGCCGGCTAGCCAGGGGTGACAGAGGCAGTGGGGAATGCAGAGCCCCAGGAGCTGCTGTGGGAGAGCCATCTTCAGTGAGGGCAGGAGCCAGGTCTCCAGCAGGAGGCTCTTTTTTGATGAGGCACAGCTTGGACTTCTTCTTCAGGATCTCCCGAAGTGTGTCAATGGGAGAGCCATTGACAGACCACTCAGTCACACCCATCTGGCGCAGGTGGGAGCGTGCGTGGCTGGATAGGCCCTTGCGGTTCTCGAAGAACTCACCACAAAACTCACACCGGATGTCACGCACTGGCTCTGCCCGAGCTGCTGCAAGGGGTCCAGGGtgtcaggggagagagagagagagaaaggaggcacTGGCTATGGACAGGTAGAAGCCTCGAAGCTCAAGACCCAAGACAATGCCAGACTTCTGGATGTCTCTATCCATGTGGGCCCCCCCGCCCACATATTCCAGTGAACTGCTCCTTCACCTGGGCCTTCAGAGGCACCTTATACATCCAGCCCTTCTATGTGTCTTGTTACCTCAAATTCTAGCTGGTTTTACAAGGTCTCCCTGAGTAAGGCTGGGCAAGCTACTTCCTCTTTCTGAGCCTTAGTTTCCTTCTCTGCAAGATGGGGACGAAGACCTGTATCTCCCAATGTTGCTGAGAAGGTGTACAATCAGAAGGTTCAGAGCATATGGCAGGGAGGTGAAGCCTCGGCCATGCTTGCCTACTTGGAGTATAGCAGATGATCAACCAAAATGAACCCAGTGT is part of the Mus musculus strain C57BL/6J chromosome 17, GRCm38.p6 C57BL/6J genome and harbors:
- the Wiz gene encoding protein Wiz isoform X17; this translates as MAASTAQCRVTKAESKAAAGPRAGGARERAPTGAPSPGPPSPGPVVLPAPPAPPPPPPPPPPLPPSRDGPKAEPEPGPAPASAPAPASGPEPTRDIRCEFCGEFFENRKGLSSHARSHLRQMGVTEWYVNGSPIDTLREILKRRTQSRPGGHLHPPGPSPKALAKVLSTGGPGSSLEARSPSDLHISPLTKKLPPPPGSPLGHSPTASPPPTARKMFSGLATPSLPKKLKPEHMRVEIKREMLPGTLHGEPHPSEGPWGTPREDMAPLNLSARAEPVRDIRCEFCGEFFENRKGLSSHARSHLRQMGVTEWSVNGSPIDTLREILKKKSKLCLIKKEPPAGDLAPALTEDGSPTAAPGALHSPLPLSPLASRPGKPGAGPTQVPRELSLSPITGSKPSAASYLGPVATKRPLQEDRFLPAEVKAKTYIQTELPFKAKTLHEKTSHSSTEACCELCGLYFENRKALASHARAHLRQFGVTEWCVNGSPIETLSEWIKHRPQKVGAYRSYIQGGRPFTKKFRSAGHGRDSDKRPPLGLAPGGLSLVGRSAGGEPGLEAGRAADSGERPLATSPPGTVKSEEHQRQNINKFERRQARPSDASAARGGEEVNDLQQKLEEVRQPPPRVRPVPSLVPRPPQTSLVKFVGNIYTLKCRFCEVEFQGPLSIQEEWVRHLQRHILEMNFSKADPPPEEPQAPQAQTAAVEAP
- the Wiz gene encoding protein Wiz isoform X19, which translates into the protein MASPWGKQDLSAAGIFWASDVEPSPLNLSSGPEPTRDIRCEFCGEFFENRKGLSSHARSHLRQMGVTEWYVNGSPIDTLREILKRRTQSRPGGHLHPPGPSPKALAKVLSTGGPGSSLEARSPSDLHISPLTKKLPPPPGSPLGHSPTASPPPTARKMFSGLATPSLPKKLKPEHMRVEIKREMLPGTLHGEPHPSEGPWGTPREDMAPLNLSARAEPVRDIRCEFCGEFFENRKGLSSHARSHLRQMGVTEWSVNGSPIDTLREILKKKSKLCLIKKEPPAGDLAPALTEDGSPTAAPGALHSPLPLSPLASRPGKPGAGPTQVPRELSLSPITGSKPSAASYLGPVATKRPLQEDRFLPAEVKAKTYIQTELPFKAKTLHEKTSHSSTEACCELCGLYFENRKALASHARAHLRQFGVTEWCVNGSPIETLSEWIKHRPQKVGAYRSYIQGGRPFTKKFRSAGHGRDSDKRPPLGLAPGGLSLVGRSAGGEPGLEAGRAADSGERPLATSPPGTVKSEEHQRQNINKFERRQARPSDASAARGGEEVNDLQQKLEEVRQPPPRVRPVPSLVPRPPQTSLVKFVGNIYTLKCRFCEVEFQGPLSIQEEWVRHLQRHILEMNFSKADPPPEEPQAPQAQTAAVEAP
- the Wiz gene encoding protein Wiz isoform X16, whose translation is MRCDFCGAGFDTRAGLSSHARAHLRDFGITNWELTISPINILQELLATSAAELPPSPLGREPGGPPRSFLTSRRPRLPLTMPFPPTWAEDPGPIYGDASGPEPTRDIRCEFCGEFFENRKGLSSHARSHLRQMGVTEWYVNGSPIDTLREILKRRTQSRPGGHLHPPGPSPKALAKVLSTGGPGSSLEARSPSDLHISPLTKKLPPPPGSPLGHSPTASPPPTARKMFSGLATPSLPKKLKPEHMRVEIKREMLPGTLHGEPHPSEGPWGTPREDMAPLNLSARAEPVRDIRCEFCGEFFENRKGLSSHARSHLRQMGVTEWSVNGSPIDTLREILKKKSKLCLIKKEPPAGDLAPALTEDGSPTAAPGALHSPLPLSPLASRPGKPGAGPTQVPRELSLSPITGSKPSAASYLGPVATKRPLQEDRFLPAEVKAKTYIQTELPFKAKTLHEKTSHSSTEACCELCGLYFENRKALASHARAHLRQFGVTEWCVNGSPIETLSEWIKHRPQKVGAYRSYIQGGRPFTKKFRSAGHGRDSDKRPPLGLAPGGLSLVGRSAGGEPGLEAGRAADSGERPLATSPPGTVKSEEHQRQNINKFERRQARPSDASAARGGEEVNDLQQKLEEVRQPPPRVRPVPSLVPRPPQTSLVKFVGNIYTLKCRFCEVEFQGPLSIQEEWVRHLQRHILEMNFSKADPPPEEPQAPQAQTAAVEAP